A part of Larkinella insperata genomic DNA contains:
- a CDS encoding PaaI family thioesterase has translation MSTSETNPRLLFFQSLIDQDMEQSPSPLGRWLNGTLRAVEEGSLTIEYTVREDMTNPMQILHGGATAAIIDDLIGITVFVLNREYVYTSVNLSIDYLHSAQLGDIITAQSRVLRAGKNIIHAECLITDEDGRIIAKAASNLVQTSTKH, from the coding sequence ATGTCCACATCCGAAACGAACCCGCGCTTACTCTTTTTTCAATCCCTGATCGATCAGGATATGGAGCAGAGCCCCTCACCGTTGGGCCGCTGGCTGAACGGTACGCTGCGGGCCGTGGAAGAAGGCTCTCTGACGATTGAATACACCGTGCGGGAGGATATGACCAATCCCATGCAGATTCTACACGGCGGAGCAACGGCGGCCATCATCGACGACCTGATTGGCATCACGGTTTTTGTACTGAACCGGGAGTACGTGTACACCTCTGTGAATCTGAGCATTGACTACCTGCACAGCGCCCAGCTGGGGGATATTATCACCGCGCAGTCGCGGGTTTTGCGAGCGGGCAAAAACATCATTCACGCCGAATGCCTGATTACAGACGAAGACGGCAGAATCATCGCCAAAGCCGCTTCCAACCTGGTCCAGACGTCCACCAAACACTAA
- a CDS encoding phosphosulfolactate synthase → MNYTLSHIPERTLKPRQHGLTMVMDKGLSIRQVEDFLSTSAGYVDIVKLGWATSFVTPNLKEKLQVYKDAGIPAYFGGTLFEAFVVRNQFDDYRRLLDVYGLEFAEVSDGSIEMKQDEKCGYISKLAQQVTVLSEVGSKDEAKIIPPYKWIQLMNAELEAGAWKVIGEAREGGTVGLFRSSGEVRQGLVEEILTQVPSEKIIWEAPQKEQQVWFVKLLGANVNLGNISPNEAIPLETIRLGLRGDTFSHFLNGLGQNGLGPHQ, encoded by the coding sequence ATGAATTATACACTTTCCCATATTCCGGAAAGGACCCTGAAACCGCGTCAGCATGGCTTGACGATGGTGATGGATAAGGGCCTGAGTATCCGGCAAGTCGAGGATTTTCTGTCAACATCTGCCGGCTATGTCGATATCGTGAAGCTGGGCTGGGCAACGTCGTTTGTAACCCCCAATCTGAAAGAGAAGTTGCAAGTTTACAAGGATGCCGGAATTCCGGCTTATTTTGGTGGCACGTTATTTGAAGCGTTCGTGGTTCGGAACCAGTTTGATGATTACCGGCGGCTGCTGGATGTCTACGGACTGGAATTTGCCGAAGTTTCGGACGGTTCCATCGAAATGAAGCAGGACGAAAAGTGCGGTTACATCAGCAAGCTGGCCCAGCAGGTAACGGTTTTATCGGAAGTGGGGTCGAAAGACGAAGCCAAGATCATTCCGCCCTACAAGTGGATTCAGCTGATGAACGCCGAACTGGAAGCCGGAGCCTGGAAAGTCATCGGGGAAGCCCGCGAAGGCGGAACCGTCGGACTGTTCCGGTCGAGCGGGGAAGTGCGTCAGGGGCTGGTGGAAGAAATTTTAACGCAGGTTCCATCCGAAAAAATTATCTGGGAAGCCCCTCAAAAGGAACAACAGGTTTGGTTTGTCAAACTGCTGGGCGCTAACGTCAATTTAGGGAATATTTCTCCGAACGAAGCTATTCCGCTGGAAACCATCCGGTTGGGGCTTCGTGGTGATACATTTAGCCACTTCCTCAACGGCCTTGGGCAGAACGGTCTGGGGCCGCACCAATAA
- a CDS encoding DedA family protein: protein MEFIQSVLDFFLHLDKHLADIINEYGTLTYVILFLIIFVETGLIVMPLLPGDSLLFAAGALAASTGALDVKLMIPLLILAALMGDNVNYFVGKLLGNQIKMRERILFFKREYITETENFYHKHGGKTVIMARFIPIVRTIAPFVAGAGSMNYTKYIGYCIVGAILWVVGVTMLGYLFGNIPIIKNNFELVIFGIIGLSIAPIIFQFLKTKFRRATA, encoded by the coding sequence ATGGAATTCATCCAGTCGGTTCTCGACTTCTTTCTGCACCTGGACAAACACCTGGCCGATATCATCAACGAATACGGCACGCTGACGTACGTTATCCTGTTTCTGATTATTTTCGTCGAAACCGGTCTGATTGTCATGCCCTTACTGCCGGGCGACTCGCTGTTGTTTGCCGCCGGAGCGCTGGCCGCTTCAACCGGGGCACTGGACGTTAAGCTCATGATTCCGTTGCTGATCCTGGCGGCTTTGATGGGCGATAACGTCAATTATTTTGTCGGTAAACTGCTCGGGAACCAGATAAAAATGAGGGAGCGAATTCTATTTTTTAAACGCGAATACATTACCGAGACCGAGAATTTCTACCACAAACACGGCGGCAAAACCGTCATTATGGCCCGGTTTATTCCCATCGTCCGGACCATCGCGCCCTTCGTGGCCGGGGCCGGAAGCATGAACTACACAAAATACATCGGTTACTGCATCGTTGGGGCGATCTTGTGGGTGGTGGGTGTTACCATGCTCGGCTACCTCTTCGGAAACATTCCAATCATCAAGAATAACTTTGAACTGGTCATCTTCGGCATCATTGGCTTGTCGATTGCGCCGATTATTTTTCAATTCCTCAAAACGAAGTTTCGTCGGGCCACGGCTTAA